A window of the Polaribacter sp. HaHaR_3_91 genome harbors these coding sequences:
- a CDS encoding Na(+)-translocating NADH-quinone reductase subunit C produces MSKRTDSNSYTMIFAVAMVLVVGTMLAFTASSLRPTITANQRIEKQQNILYAMGVNDNDETSANFVSTDIAQEEFKKYIKKQLVIQGDKVTEDDKAFLIDIKKEQTSAKEGNERRLPLFIGEKDGVTFYIAPIRGKGLWDAIWAYISIDKDMVIQGAYFDHKGETAGLGANIKQRFFMDDFIGEHLLSSNGNFKGVDVAKGNNDPMNVDKTDNEVDAIAGATITGNGVSAMIKDELKLYIPYFKTLKK; encoded by the coding sequence ATGAGTAAGAGAACAGATAGTAATTCATATACAATGATTTTTGCCGTAGCAATGGTATTAGTTGTTGGTACTATGTTGGCTTTTACGGCTTCGTCTTTAAGACCAACCATAACAGCGAATCAACGTATAGAAAAACAGCAAAATATCTTGTACGCTATGGGCGTAAATGATAATGACGAAACAAGTGCAAACTTTGTTTCTACAGATATTGCTCAAGAGGAATTTAAAAAATACATTAAAAAACAATTAGTTATTCAAGGTGATAAAGTTACTGAGGATGATAAAGCGTTTTTAATTGATATTAAGAAAGAACAAACAAGCGCAAAAGAAGGAAACGAACGTCGCTTACCTTTGTTTATAGGTGAGAAAGATGGTGTTACTTTTTATATTGCACCAATTAGAGGAAAAGGACTTTGGGATGCAATTTGGGCTTATATTTCTATAGATAAGGACATGGTTATACAAGGTGCTTACTTTGATCATAAAGGAGAAACTGCTGGTTTAGGTGCAAACATAAAACAACGTTTTTTTATGGATGATTTTATTGGAGAACACTTATTATCTAGCAATGGAAACTTTAAAGGAGTTGATGTAGCAAAAGGTAATAACGACCCTATGAACGTAGACAAAACGGATAATGAGGTAGATGCCATCGCTGGAGCAACAATTACAGGTAACGGAGTGTCTGCAATGATTAAAGATGAGTTAAAGCTTTACATTCCTTATTTTAAAACTTTAAAAAAATAA
- a CDS encoding Na(+)-translocating NADH-quinone reductase subunit A, translating into MSKDIRIKKGLDIKLIGAAEKTTKEVSLSSIYAVKPEDFHGITPKLVAKEGAEVKAGEVLFYSKSDERILFPSPVSGKVVEVIRGARRKVLAVKISADTTQEYKDFGAKDAAKMSAEEVKNHLFASGCWPFVKQRPFDVVANPNQAPKAIFVSGYASAPLAADLDFTLAGKEAELQAAITAVSKLTEGKVHVSVGANSNSPLANIKGIELHKVSGPHPSGNVSTLIANIDPINKGEVVWVVTPQDLIVIGELLLTGKYNATRTVALTGSKFSNPQYVTAIAGATIADVTDGNLVNDNTRIISGNVLSGKQVKEADSLGYYDNQITAIPEGDDYELFGWNKPVFNKVSTSRALTFSWLTPKKKYDLNTNTNGEHRAFVVTGSYENVFPLDIYPMQLLKACMYKDLDEMEALGGYEVAPEDFALTEFICVSKQPHQKIIREGLDLMREELG; encoded by the coding sequence ATGTCAAAAGACATTCGTATTAAAAAAGGCTTAGATATTAAGCTTATTGGCGCTGCAGAAAAAACGACTAAAGAGGTTTCTTTAAGTAGTATTTATGCGGTTAAGCCAGAAGACTTTCACGGAATTACACCTAAACTTGTAGCCAAAGAAGGAGCAGAAGTAAAAGCAGGAGAAGTACTTTTTTATTCAAAAAGTGACGAACGCATTTTATTTCCTAGTCCTGTTTCTGGTAAAGTAGTAGAGGTTATACGTGGAGCAAGAAGAAAAGTATTAGCAGTTAAAATTTCTGCAGACACAACACAAGAATATAAAGATTTCGGGGCTAAAGATGCAGCTAAAATGTCTGCAGAAGAAGTTAAGAATCATTTATTTGCTTCTGGTTGTTGGCCATTTGTAAAACAACGTCCTTTTGATGTTGTTGCAAATCCAAACCAAGCACCTAAAGCTATTTTTGTTTCTGGGTATGCAAGTGCACCTTTAGCAGCAGACTTAGATTTTACTTTAGCAGGTAAAGAAGCCGAATTGCAAGCAGCAATTACAGCGGTTTCTAAACTAACTGAAGGTAAAGTGCATGTTTCTGTAGGAGCCAATTCTAACTCACCTTTAGCTAACATAAAAGGAATAGAATTGCACAAGGTTTCTGGTCCGCATCCTTCTGGGAATGTGAGTACTTTAATTGCAAATATAGATCCTATTAACAAAGGAGAAGTTGTTTGGGTAGTTACACCACAAGACTTAATTGTTATTGGAGAATTACTTTTAACAGGTAAGTATAATGCAACTAGAACAGTAGCTTTAACAGGTTCTAAATTTAGCAATCCACAATATGTTACTGCTATTGCAGGAGCAACTATTGCAGATGTTACTGATGGAAATTTAGTAAATGATAATACAAGAATCATTAGTGGAAACGTACTTTCTGGAAAGCAAGTAAAAGAAGCGGATTCTTTAGGGTATTATGACAATCAGATTACTGCAATTCCAGAAGGAGATGATTATGAATTATTTGGTTGGAACAAACCAGTTTTTAATAAAGTATCTACATCTAGAGCATTAACTTTTTCTTGGTTAACGCCAAAGAAAAAATACGATTTAAATACAAACACAAACGGAGAGCATAGAGCATTTGTTGTAACAGGTTCTTACGAAAATGTTTTTCCTTTAGATATTTATCCAATGCAATTGTTAAAAGCATGTATGTATAAAGATTTAGATGAAATGGAAGCTTTAGGAGGTTACGAAGTAGCTCCGGAAGATTTTGCACTAACAGAATTTATTTGTGTATCTAAACAACCTCACCAGAAAATAATACGTGAAGGTTTAGATTTAATGAGAGAAGAATTAGGATAA
- the nqrE gene encoding NADH:ubiquinone reductase (Na(+)-transporting) subunit E, which translates to MEHIELFFKSIFIDNMVFSVFLGMCSYLAVSKKVTTAVGLGAAVIFVLAVTVPLNWLLDQYILQPGALKWLGAEYAEYDLSFLSFIMFIATIATMVQLVEIIVEKFSPSLYNSLGIFLPLIAVNCAILGGSLFMQSREIPTLGLALTYGVGSGIGWFLAIVAIAAIREKIRYSNVPPALRGLGITFIITGLMAIGFMSFGGMLTGGGDEEEEKPATEASIKKEEVKPATKEIVAVNTNTNQE; encoded by the coding sequence ATGGAACATATAGAATTATTTTTCAAATCGATATTTATAGATAACATGGTATTTTCAGTATTCTTAGGAATGTGTTCTTACCTTGCCGTATCTAAAAAAGTAACTACTGCCGTTGGTTTAGGAGCTGCTGTAATTTTTGTATTAGCAGTAACGGTACCATTAAACTGGTTATTAGATCAATATATCTTGCAACCAGGCGCATTAAAATGGTTGGGTGCAGAGTATGCAGAATACGACTTAAGTTTCTTATCATTCATCATGTTTATTGCAACGATTGCAACCATGGTACAATTGGTAGAGATTATTGTTGAAAAATTCTCACCTTCATTATACAATTCATTAGGTATTTTCTTACCGTTAATTGCAGTAAACTGTGCTATTTTAGGTGGAAGTTTATTTATGCAATCTCGTGAGATTCCTACCTTAGGTTTAGCTTTAACTTACGGAGTTGGTTCTGGAATTGGATGGTTTTTAGCTATTGTAGCAATTGCTGCAATTCGTGAAAAAATTAGATACTCTAACGTTCCACCTGCTTTAAGAGGTTTAGGAATTACGTTTATCATTACAGGATTAATGGCTATTGGATTTATGAGCTTTGGAGGAATGTTAACTGGTGGTGGTGATGAAGAAGAAGAAAAGCCAGCTACAGAAGCTAGCATTAAGAAAGAAGAAGTAAAACCAGCTACGAAAGAAATTGTAGCTGTAAACACAAATACAAACCAAGAGTAG
- a CDS encoding NADH:ubiquinone reductase (Na(+)-transporting) subunit D — MGLLSKKDAALITDPLLDDNPITIQVLGICSALAITAELKASIIMAFSVMAVLAVGNVVISLMRNIIPSKIRIIVQLVVVAALVIVVDLVLKAFAYELSKTLSVFVGLIITNCIIMGRFEAFALANGPWKSFLDGIGNAAGYGLILVIVGFFRELLGSGTLLGFKVLGDPITKTGLYAFGYENNGFMIMPPMALIVVGIIIWIQRSKNTSLIEEN; from the coding sequence ATGGGACTTTTATCAAAAAAAGACGCAGCATTAATTACAGATCCTTTATTAGATGACAACCCTATTACTATACAGGTATTAGGTATTTGTTCTGCTTTAGCTATTACAGCTGAATTAAAAGCATCTATTATTATGGCGTTTTCAGTAATGGCAGTATTGGCCGTAGGAAACGTGGTTATTTCATTAATGCGTAATATTATACCATCTAAAATTAGAATTATTGTACAACTAGTTGTAGTTGCTGCTTTAGTAATTGTGGTAGATTTAGTTTTAAAAGCTTTTGCTTACGAACTGAGTAAAACACTTTCTGTTTTTGTTGGGTTAATTATTACAAACTGTATTATTATGGGGCGTTTTGAAGCTTTTGCTTTAGCAAACGGACCTTGGAAATCTTTCTTAGATGGAATTGGTAATGCTGCAGGTTATGGTTTAATTTTAGTTATTGTAGGTTTCTTTAGAGAATTATTAGGTTCTGGTACTTTATTAGGATTTAAAGTTTTAGGAGATCCTATTACTAAAACAGGTTTGTATGCATTTGGTTACGAGAATAATGGATTTATGATTATGCCTCCAATGGCATTAATTGTAGTTGGTATTATTATTTGGATACAGCGTAGTAAAAATACATCATTAATAGAAGAAAATTAA
- the apaG gene encoding Co2+/Mg2+ efflux protein ApaG — translation MINQITKGIKISVDTKYKGTNYRNNRLHHIFGYIITIENKSTETVKLTDRFWTIFDTLNNTEIVSGEGVVGQTPILKPNDIYKYGSGCFLESNIGAMKGFYTMINLETFEQFKVIIPTFQLTTLSTLN, via the coding sequence ATGATAAACCAAATTACAAAAGGCATAAAAATTTCTGTTGATACTAAATACAAAGGCACAAATTATAGAAACAACAGACTGCACCACATTTTTGGGTATATAATTACTATTGAAAATAAATCTACCGAAACTGTAAAACTAACAGATCGATTTTGGACAATTTTTGATACACTTAATAACACAGAAATTGTAAGTGGAGAAGGTGTTGTAGGACAAACACCAATTTTAAAACCAAACGACATATATAAGTATGGTTCTGGTTGTTTTTTAGAATCTAACATTGGCGCCATGAAAGGGTTTTACACCATGATAAACCTAGAAACTTTTGAACAATTTAAAGTAATTATACCAACCTTTCAACTAACCACCTTATCAACATTAA
- a CDS encoding ATP-binding protein encodes MKSLKKNITFKVIIGYIILGLLATIAGFLVLSELKTFTQLQKQDISDRNVIVRTGTLIAHIYKNESIARAALQLNSPTKFNEYLEENKKLVSKIDSLSLIVTNNSQEFILDSIKLIIDKKLKNIIDLKDLNTNYDSNKPITEAINKLGSIDSLLLKITINDFIKNPLYFDNGTSSKLENFALALNQYVPKDSINNIEQKQIDSLVSISRKMLKEAQNKNNSQRFYLRKKQNELINNDLTISRKLQELLENLEKDILFYTSNMDKQREATLNQSRKIILFAAGISFIIIIIFSIIILSDFWKTQRYRLQLEKANSTTQSLLKSREQLISMVSHDLRTPLSTISGFSELLQKSTENTKDKNYLDHIRSASTYMGQLVNDLLEFSKLENGHIAIESIPFNLENYINEIILNSKNIIQDKPVRFVVKQDDSINSLIISDPFRIKQILYNLIVNACKFTNKGTITIQSSIKQQDHKSTLEILIIDTGIGISKDKKATIFNAFNQAENASDNNLKGFGLGLTISKKLVELLGGKLTLDSKLNVGSTFTLKIPVKLSDKPIIKTEETKKTTTAFNLTAVVVEDDASVRLLLNDFLKQFNIKVYTFENAQNAINAIDKISYDFVITDIQLPKMNGIHFMEILKNHKLYKNQPIIAMTGRANISREEYLKIGFAEVLIKPFNSNQLQDVLHRFFKSSSIPLKTKVVEGAEKATVGFSIKSLQSFLGNDIASIKNTLHIFLEDTKKNSLTLIKAKEETDIKKLNEISHKMLSMFKQLEVKAVIPYLEVFETTTTINKSEFIDFEKQLNIFITTLEEYLN; translated from the coding sequence ATGAAATCATTAAAAAAGAATATTACTTTTAAAGTTATAATAGGCTACATCATACTTGGTCTTTTAGCAACTATTGCTGGTTTTTTAGTGCTTTCTGAACTAAAAACATTTACACAATTACAAAAACAAGATATCTCCGATAGAAATGTGATTGTTAGAACCGGAACTTTAATAGCCCACATATACAAAAATGAAAGCATCGCTAGAGCTGCACTACAGTTAAATTCTCCAACAAAATTTAATGAATACCTAGAAGAAAACAAAAAATTAGTATCAAAAATAGACTCACTGAGCCTTATTGTTACTAACAATTCTCAAGAGTTTATTTTAGATAGTATAAAATTAATTATTGATAAAAAATTGAAAAATATTATAGATTTAAAAGATCTAAATACCAACTACGATTCTAACAAACCTATAACTGAAGCTATAAATAAATTAGGCTCTATAGACTCTTTACTTTTAAAAATTACAATAAATGATTTTATTAAAAATCCTTTATATTTTGATAACGGAACGAGTTCTAAGTTAGAAAATTTTGCACTAGCTCTAAACCAATACGTACCCAAAGATTCTATCAATAATATTGAACAAAAGCAAATAGACTCGTTAGTTTCTATTTCTAGAAAAATGCTAAAAGAGGCTCAAAATAAAAACAACAGCCAGCGCTTCTACCTTAGAAAAAAGCAAAATGAACTTATAAATAATGATTTAACCATTTCTAGAAAACTACAAGAATTGTTAGAAAATCTTGAAAAAGACATCCTTTTCTACACTAGTAATATGGACAAGCAACGAGAAGCAACATTAAACCAGAGTAGAAAAATTATCTTATTTGCAGCCGGAATTAGTTTTATCATCATTATTATTTTTTCTATAATAATTTTAAGTGATTTCTGGAAAACCCAGCGCTATCGTTTACAGTTAGAAAAGGCGAATAGCACAACACAGTCACTTTTAAAAAGTAGAGAACAGTTAATTTCTATGGTAAGCCATGATTTAAGAACTCCGCTAAGTACTATTTCTGGTTTTAGTGAACTACTCCAAAAATCGACAGAAAACACAAAAGACAAAAATTATTTAGACCATATACGAAGCGCATCTACATATATGGGGCAGTTGGTAAATGATCTTTTAGAATTCTCTAAACTAGAAAATGGTCATATTGCTATAGAATCTATTCCTTTTAACCTAGAGAATTATATTAATGAGATTATTCTAAATTCGAAAAATATCATTCAAGACAAACCTGTACGCTTTGTTGTTAAACAGGACGATTCCATTAACAGTCTTATTATTAGTGATCCTTTTCGAATTAAACAGATTCTATATAATTTAATTGTAAATGCGTGTAAATTTACAAACAAGGGCACTATTACTATTCAAAGTTCTATAAAGCAACAAGACCACAAAAGCACTTTAGAAATTTTAATTATAGATACTGGAATCGGGATTAGTAAAGACAAAAAAGCAACTATTTTTAATGCTTTTAATCAAGCAGAAAATGCAAGCGACAACAATTTAAAAGGTTTTGGTTTGGGCTTAACCATCTCTAAAAAATTAGTAGAACTTTTAGGAGGAAAACTAACTCTAGATAGCAAACTAAATGTAGGAAGTACTTTTACCTTAAAAATACCGGTAAAATTATCTGATAAACCAATTATAAAAACTGAAGAAACTAAAAAGACAACTACCGCTTTTAACTTAACCGCTGTTGTTGTAGAAGACGATGCTTCTGTTCGCCTACTTTTAAATGATTTTTTAAAACAATTTAATATTAAAGTATACACATTTGAGAATGCACAAAATGCTATTAATGCTATAGATAAAATTTCGTATGATTTTGTAATAACAGATATTCAACTTCCAAAGATGAATGGTATCCATTTTATGGAAATCCTTAAAAATCATAAACTTTATAAAAATCAACCGATTATTGCAATGACCGGACGTGCAAATATTTCTAGAGAAGAGTATTTAAAAATTGGCTTTGCAGAAGTATTGATAAAACCTTTTAACTCTAACCAACTTCAAGATGTTTTACATCGCTTTTTTAAGTCGAGTAGCATACCACTTAAAACCAAAGTAGTAGAAGGTGCTGAAAAAGCAACTGTAGGTTTTAGTATAAAATCTTTACAATCTTTTTTAGGTAATGATATTGCTTCCATAAAAAACACCTTACATATTTTTTTAGAAGACACTAAAAAGAATAGCTTAACACTGATAAAAGCCAAAGAAGAGACTGATATTAAGAAGCTAAATGAAATAAGCCACAAGATGCTTAGTATGTTTAAGCAGCTGGAGGTAAAAGCCGTAATTCCTTATTTAGAAGTATTTGAAACTACGACAACTATTAATAAATCCGAATTTATTGATTTTGAGAAACAATTAAATATTTTTATAACAACTTTAGAAGAGTACCTTAATTAA
- a CDS encoding DUF5103 domain-containing protein, producing MYKKLLITVSILFCLNSFSQNIKSIQLRPLQENNFSAIVPLGTVLELSFDDLDADSKDYQYKIAHMTHDWEPSRLSSSQYINGFDQNTIIEVTNSFNTLQSYSHYSVQIPNVNTVITKSGNYLLSVLNSYDELMFTRRFVLFENATTVGVSVERSRNTKTLNTQQTVQFSITHPNIQINNPSQEINVVILKNNNWNEKITDLQPTFFKPNQLLYTYTNKTNFWGGNEYLYFDNKIIRNNSLNVVKVIKEDVFHHYLYPYTFNQFNEYKYNPDINGQFVVRTIEADDSRTEADYAMMHFSVLADEPIANKDLYVYGAFNDFNITEENRMEFNSKEKYYAANMLLKQGFYNYTFVTLDANGNVNTNDILGTFYETENEYTVIVYYKPFGSFYERVIGIGTGYFNQNR from the coding sequence ATGTATAAAAAGCTTCTAATCACTGTTTCAATCCTATTTTGCCTAAACTCTTTTTCGCAAAACATAAAATCTATTCAGTTAAGACCACTGCAAGAAAACAACTTTTCTGCCATTGTTCCTTTAGGCACTGTATTAGAATTATCTTTTGATGATTTAGATGCAGATAGTAAAGATTATCAATACAAAATAGCACATATGACGCATGATTGGGAACCTAGCAGATTGTCATCTAGCCAATACATTAATGGTTTTGATCAAAATACCATTATAGAAGTAACCAATTCTTTTAACACATTACAAAGTTACTCCCATTATTCTGTTCAAATACCGAATGTAAATACCGTAATTACCAAAAGTGGAAACTACCTTTTATCTGTTTTAAATAGTTATGATGAGCTTATGTTTACAAGGCGTTTTGTTTTGTTCGAAAATGCGACTACCGTTGGTGTATCCGTAGAAAGAAGTAGAAATACAAAAACATTAAACACACAACAAACGGTTCAGTTTTCTATAACGCATCCAAACATACAGATAAACAACCCTAGTCAAGAAATAAATGTTGTTATCTTAAAAAATAATAATTGGAACGAAAAAATAACAGACCTACAACCTACCTTTTTTAAACCCAATCAATTATTATATACGTACACCAACAAAACTAATTTTTGGGGAGGAAACGAGTACTTGTATTTCGATAATAAGATTATTAGAAATAATAGTTTAAACGTAGTAAAAGTAATTAAGGAAGATGTTTTTCATCATTATTTATATCCTTATACGTTTAATCAATTTAACGAATACAAATACAACCCAGATATTAACGGACAATTTGTGGTTAGAACTATAGAAGCAGATGATTCTAGAACGGAAGCAGATTATGCAATGATGCACTTTTCTGTTTTAGCTGATGAACCTATTGCTAATAAAGATCTTTATGTTTACGGTGCTTTTAATGATTTTAATATTACGGAAGAAAACAGAATGGAGTTTAATTCTAAGGAAAAATACTATGCTGCAAATATGCTTTTAAAACAAGGTTTTTATAATTACACTTTTGTTACTTTAGATGCTAATGGAAATGTAAATACAAATGATATACTTGGTACATTTTATGAAACCGAAAACGAGTACACTGTAATTGTATATTACAAACCTTTTGGTAGTTTTTATGAACGTGTAATCGGTATTGGAACAGGTTATTTCAATCAGAATAGGTAA
- a CDS encoding NADH:ubiquinone reductase (Na(+)-transporting) subunit B, with protein sequence MGLKQNLHNLKEKYKGTKMAPAFNAIHTFLYLPNDVTHGGTHIKAADDLKRTMNTVIMALVPCLLFGMFNAGYQHYAAIDGSLRADVLANFFTLDNLWIGILKVLPLVIVSYGVGLGVEFIFAIIKGHEVEEGYLVTGMLVPLIVPVDTPLWMLAVAVVFGVVIGKEVFGGTGMNILNPALTIRAFLFFAYPTWMSGDKVWVHDAVNRAGTADAISGETILGSYAQNSEVIYSNFDKFMGFIPGSVGETSTLLILLGAAFLIFTKIGSWRIIVSTFLGAAVMGLIFNQIVAADIITESSSFYGLMNTVWWEHLMIGGLAFGAVFMATDPVTASQTNKGKWIYGFLIGFMSIMIRVFNPAYPEGVFLAILLMNVFAPTIDHYVVQGNVKKRLKRTKVKTA encoded by the coding sequence ATGGGCTTAAAACAAAATTTACATAATTTAAAAGAGAAATATAAAGGAACCAAAATGGCACCTGCATTTAATGCAATCCATACCTTTTTATATTTACCAAATGATGTTACTCACGGAGGAACTCATATAAAAGCAGCAGACGATTTAAAGCGTACCATGAATACGGTAATTATGGCTTTAGTTCCTTGTTTGCTTTTTGGAATGTTTAATGCAGGTTATCAACACTATGCAGCAATAGATGGTTCTTTAAGAGCAGATGTATTAGCTAACTTTTTTACGTTAGATAATCTTTGGATTGGAATCTTAAAAGTATTACCACTAGTAATTGTTTCTTACGGAGTTGGTCTTGGAGTAGAATTCATTTTTGCGATCATTAAAGGTCATGAAGTAGAAGAAGGATACTTAGTAACAGGTATGTTAGTGCCATTAATTGTACCAGTTGATACACCGTTATGGATGTTGGCTGTTGCCGTTGTTTTTGGTGTAGTAATCGGTAAAGAAGTTTTTGGTGGTACAGGAATGAACATCTTAAATCCTGCTTTAACCATTAGAGCTTTCTTATTTTTCGCATATCCAACATGGATGTCTGGAGATAAAGTTTGGGTACATGATGCTGTAAATAGAGCAGGAACTGCAGATGCAATTTCTGGTGAAACTATTTTAGGTAGTTATGCTCAAAACAGTGAGGTGATTTATTCTAATTTTGATAAGTTCATGGGATTCATTCCTGGTTCTGTTGGAGAAACATCTACATTATTAATCCTTTTAGGAGCTGCTTTCTTAATCTTTACTAAGATTGGAAGTTGGAGAATTATTGTTTCTACATTTTTAGGGGCAGCCGTTATGGGATTAATCTTTAATCAAATTGTAGCAGCAGATATTATTACAGAATCTAGTTCGTTTTACGGATTAATGAATACGGTTTGGTGGGAACACTTAATGATTGGTGGTTTAGCATTTGGAGCTGTTTTTATGGCTACAGATCCTGTAACAGCATCACAAACAAATAAAGGGAAATGGATTTACGGTTTCTTAATTGGTTTTATGTCAATTATGATTCGTGTATTTAACCCTGCGTACCCAGAAGGAGTATTTTTAGCAATCTTATTAATGAATGTTTTTGCTCCAACAATAGATCATTATGTGGTACAAGGAAATGTAAAGAAAAGATTAAAACGTACTAAAGTTAAAACTGCCTAA
- a CDS encoding sigma-54 dependent transcriptional regulator translates to MKEILLVEDDVAFSEMLKQFLKRHKYVVEVSYNIKNALQQLEKKNYDLVFTDLRLPDGDGIALLKQIKLSKKATPVVLMTSYAEVSTAVQAMKQGAFDYISKPFNPTEVLEVISNALEEKADDVAEHQQKQQKEAQQEKERSKADTGFVKGISSSSKVLDEYIALVAPINMSVLVTGESGTGKEVVAKTIHLQSPRHNKPFIAVDCGAIPREIASSEFFGHKKGSFTGANEDKIGHFESANGGTLFLDEVGNLSYENQIQLLRALQERRIKPVGSSKEINVDIRLITATNEDLLLAVEKGDFREDLYHRLNEFSIKVPNLKDRKDDLILYADFFLNKANQQLNKSVIGFSKKVLTIFQNYQWPGNLRELSNVIKRATLLTKTEVIDVDVLPSELTKVKENTVSSNKFSTKENEKVLIISALEEAGNNKTQAAKLLNVTRKTLYNKMKEYDLN, encoded by the coding sequence ATGAAGGAGATTTTATTAGTTGAAGATGATGTAGCATTTTCAGAAATGTTGAAGCAGTTTCTTAAACGACATAAATATGTTGTGGAGGTGAGTTATAATATAAAAAATGCTTTGCAACAGTTAGAAAAGAAGAATTACGATTTAGTTTTTACAGATTTACGTCTTCCAGATGGTGATGGGATTGCCTTGTTAAAGCAAATAAAACTTAGTAAAAAGGCTACTCCAGTAGTTTTAATGACTAGTTACGCAGAAGTTTCTACAGCTGTACAAGCAATGAAACAAGGGGCTTTTGATTATATTTCGAAACCTTTTAACCCAACTGAGGTCTTAGAAGTTATTAGCAATGCTTTAGAGGAAAAGGCAGATGATGTTGCCGAACATCAACAAAAACAACAAAAAGAGGCACAGCAAGAAAAAGAAAGAAGTAAAGCAGATACTGGTTTTGTAAAAGGTATTAGCAGTTCTTCTAAAGTTCTTGATGAATATATTGCTCTTGTAGCTCCTATTAATATGTCTGTGCTGGTTACGGGTGAAAGTGGTACTGGGAAAGAGGTTGTTGCAAAAACAATTCACTTACAAAGTCCTAGGCATAACAAACCATTTATAGCGGTAGATTGCGGTGCAATACCTAGAGAAATAGCTTCAAGTGAATTTTTCGGACATAAAAAAGGATCTTTTACAGGCGCTAATGAGGATAAGATTGGGCATTTTGAGTCTGCAAATGGAGGAACTCTTTTTTTAGATGAAGTTGGTAATTTGTCTTATGAAAATCAAATACAACTGTTACGTGCTTTGCAAGAAAGAAGAATTAAACCGGTTGGAAGTAGTAAAGAAATTAATGTTGATATTCGTTTAATCACCGCAACAAATGAAGATTTGCTTTTGGCAGTTGAAAAAGGCGATTTTAGAGAAGATTTGTACCATCGTTTGAATGAATTCTCTATAAAAGTCCCTAATTTAAAAGACAGAAAAGACGATTTAATCTTATATGCAGATTTCTTTTTAAACAAGGCAAACCAACAGTTGAATAAATCTGTAATTGGTTTTTCTAAAAAAGTATTAACTATTTTTCAGAATTATCAGTGGCCTGGTAACTTAAGGGAATTGTCTAATGTGATTAAAAGAGCTACTTTATTAACAAAAACAGAAGTTATTGACGTAGATGTTTTACCAAGTGAATTAACTAAAGTAAAAGAAAACACTGTTTCATCAAACAAATTTTCTACAAAAGAAAACGAAAAAGTACTCATTATTAGTGCGCTAGAAGAAGCAGGAAATAATAAGACTCAAGCAGCAAAATTATTAAATGTTACTAGAAAAACACTTTATAATAAAATGAAAGAGTATGACCTTAATTAA